A stretch of the Planktothricoides raciborskii GIHE-MW2 genome encodes the following:
- a CDS encoding thermonuclease family protein: MTPILVGCSTTANRQKILVKVERVVSGQTVEIYRDNETKRLRLIGIDAPAWLPKCQQAPWEAEAKKQLQEKLEGESVWLEFDRQTEDNYDRYLGYLWQEELLINEWLVQQGLVLASSPREPNTKYSQRLAYAQEWARIMELGIWNWENPMRQTPQEFRNLDCEL, translated from the coding sequence ATGACCCCGATCCTCGTGGGCTGTTCGACAACGGCCAACCGCCAAAAAATTTTAGTCAAGGTGGAAAGGGTCGTTAGTGGCCAAACGGTGGAAATTTATAGAGACAATGAGACGAAAAGACTGCGGTTAATTGGGATTGATGCTCCCGCGTGGTTGCCAAAGTGCCAGCAAGCCCCTTGGGAGGCGGAGGCAAAAAAACAGCTACAAGAAAAGCTGGAAGGTGAGTCGGTCTGGCTGGAATTCGATCGGCAGACGGAAGACAATTACGATCGCTACTTGGGCTATCTTTGGCAAGAGGAACTGTTGATTAATGAGTGGCTGGTGCAACAAGGACTGGTTTTAGCCAGTAGCCCTCGTGAACCAAATACCAAATATTCCCAACGGCTGGCTTATGCTCAGGAATGGGCAAGAATCATGGAGTTGGGGATTTGGAACTGGGAAAACCCGATGCGTCAAACTCCACAGGAGTTTCGCAATTTGGATTGTGAATTATAG
- a CDS encoding inositol monophosphatase family protein has protein sequence MTEPTREQLQSFLDVAILAAQAAGTVLQSYWGNLEQIREKGRSGDLVTEADQASEAVILDVLRRHLPDHGILAEESGSLGNANSQYLWAIDPLDGTTNYAHQYPFSSASIGLLINGVPHVGAVFDPFHQELYCAAKGLGATCNGRPIKVSQISELEKSLLVTGFAYDRRETTDNNYAEFCHFTHLTQGVRRSGSASIDLAHVACGRLDGYWERGLSPWDLTAGVVLVQEAGGKVTAYDGGDLQIYTGRILASNGLIHERMSQELEQVRQQREASITGTS, from the coding sequence ATGACTGAGCCAACCCGCGAACAATTACAAAGTTTTCTCGATGTGGCGATTCTCGCCGCCCAAGCCGCTGGAACTGTGCTGCAATCTTATTGGGGCAATTTAGAGCAAATTAGAGAAAAAGGCCGTTCTGGAGATTTAGTCACGGAAGCGGATCAAGCCTCAGAAGCGGTGATTTTAGATGTGCTGCGCCGTCACTTGCCGGATCATGGGATTCTGGCAGAGGAAAGTGGCAGTCTGGGCAATGCCAACAGCCAATATTTATGGGCGATCGACCCTTTGGACGGAACGACGAATTATGCTCATCAATACCCGTTCTCTTCGGCGTCGATCGGACTATTAATTAATGGTGTTCCTCATGTGGGGGCAGTGTTTGATCCATTTCATCAAGAGTTGTATTGTGCTGCTAAAGGCTTGGGGGCTACTTGCAACGGTCGTCCGATTAAAGTGTCGCAAATCTCCGAGTTAGAAAAAAGTTTGCTGGTGACGGGGTTTGCCTACGATCGCCGGGAAACCACGGATAATAACTATGCTGAATTTTGTCATTTTACCCACTTGACTCAAGGGGTAAGACGGTCGGGATCCGCTTCCATTGATTTAGCTCATGTGGCTTGCGGTCGCTTGGATGGGTACTGGGAAAGGGGACTGTCTCCCTGGGATCTGACCGCTGGGGTGGTTCTGGTACAAGAAGCTGGGGGAAAAGTTACGGCTTATGATGGGGGTGATTTACAGATTTATACAGGCCGAATTCTCGCCAGTAATGGTTTGATCCATGAGAGGATGAGTCAGGAGTTGGAGCAGGTGCGGCAGCAACGAGAAGCATCCATCACTGGGACTTCGTGA
- a CDS encoding J domain-containing protein — MSFKITQGLFQFDFTDHYAVLGVPVDAQPNPIRKRYMQIARRLHPDSCKAETPEDQKLASDLLAKLVSPAYNQLTKDRDRAEYTVILKTMAKRLVQEKDQLKINSESAKKLLTSQNFDEDYKKALEELANQEYESFSKTLEMIGQISELNLVYLLRKQSSGQSLTGSPLAAKPAPKAATPTTPTVTPTAAAVTPVEEKKPAAPSVAKSASKIDKLYDRAGEFMKLENFTEAVVQLKEAIKLEPKNSKCHALLGMVYLKQNQASMAKVHIGQALKLNPQEPVALKAKKELEKPADQSSGKSKDKAGKQDNSGGGLFGLFGKKK, encoded by the coding sequence ATGTCTTTTAAAATTACCCAGGGCTTATTTCAATTTGATTTTACCGATCACTATGCCGTTTTGGGCGTTCCGGTGGATGCACAGCCCAATCCAATTCGTAAACGCTATATGCAAATAGCCCGACGCCTTCATCCAGATAGTTGTAAAGCCGAGACTCCCGAAGACCAAAAGTTAGCCAGTGATTTACTGGCTAAGTTGGTGAGTCCCGCTTATAACCAGTTGACCAAAGATCGCGATCGCGCTGAATATACGGTGATTCTGAAAACGATGGCTAAACGCCTGGTTCAAGAAAAGGATCAACTTAAAATCAATAGTGAATCTGCTAAAAAATTATTAACGTCACAAAATTTTGACGAAGACTATAAAAAAGCCTTAGAAGAACTCGCTAATCAAGAATATGAATCTTTTAGCAAAACCCTGGAAATGATTGGTCAAATTAGCGAGTTAAATTTAGTCTATCTGCTGAGAAAACAAAGTAGCGGTCAATCTTTAACCGGATCGCCACTGGCGGCTAAACCGGCGCCAAAGGCTGCGACTCCGACCACACCGACAGTCACTCCGACCGCAGCGGCAGTCACTCCAGTGGAGGAGAAAAAACCAGCGGCACCTAGTGTGGCAAAAAGTGCTTCAAAAATTGATAAATTGTACGATCGCGCTGGAGAATTTATGAAATTGGAGAATTTCACTGAGGCGGTGGTACAATTAAAAGAAGCCATCAAACTTGAACCAAAAAACAGTAAATGTCATGCTTTATTAGGCATGGTTTATTTGAAGCAAAATCAGGCAAGTATGGCTAAAGTTCACATTGGCCAAGCTTTGAAATTAAATCCTCAAGAACCAGTGGCTTTAAAAGCTAAAAAAGAACTAGAAAAACCAGCGGATCAAAGCAGCGGTAAATCAAAGGATAAAGCCGGTAAACAAGATAATTCCGGTGGCGGATTATTTGGTCTTTTTGGGAAGAAAAAATAA